The following proteins are co-located in the Telopea speciosissima isolate NSW1024214 ecotype Mountain lineage chromosome 9, Tspe_v1, whole genome shotgun sequence genome:
- the LOC122640063 gene encoding receptor-like protein kinase HSL1, giving the protein MLLLLWFFLLFSPNLVLSLNQEGLYLQQVKQGFDDPNGALSNWNDRDETPCNWYGIKCDSVTGSVNSVDLSNTNIAGPFPTLLCHLHNLSFISLFNNLINSSLPEEISACRNLQHLNLAQNLLTGSLPSSLSDIPNLLHLDLTGNNFSGDIPESLGRFPRLEVLSLVENLFNGTIPSFFGNISTLKQLNLSYNPFAPSQIPPELGNLTRLEVLWLTQCNLVGQIPSSIGRLQSLLDMDLAGNHLHGPIPQSFSNLSSVVQIELYNNSLSGGLPAGMSNLKALRRLDASMNELNGTIPDELCALPLESLNLYQNLLEGTLPESIAKSRNLYELKVFQNQLTGELPKELGMNSPLKWIDVSQNQFSGEIPTNICAKDSLQELLMISNMFTGKIPESLSHCSSLTRVRLMGNRLSGEVPPAFWGLPHVYLLELAGNLFSGEISNMISGASNLSVLLISENQFTGNVPDEIGLVKNLVEFSGSDNLLNGSLPPSLMKLTELTTLDVRNNKLSGELPSGFRSLKKLNELNLANNELSGKIPAEIGSLPVLNYLDLSGNFFSGNIPLELQNLKLNRFNLSDNNLSGDLPPLYDKENYRDSFLGNPGLCGDLPDLCPWGSEAKNQGFVWLLRSIFILAAMVFIVGVGWFYCKYRNFKMVKNGIDKSKWTLTSFHKLGFSEYEILDCLDEDNVIGSGASGKVYKAVLSNGEAVAVKKLWGGSKKDDSSDDTEKGQVQDDCFEAEVETLGKIRHKNIVKLWCCCTTRDCKLLVYEYMPNGSLGDLLHSSKGGMLEWQTRYKIAVDSAEGLSYLHHDCVPPIVHRDVKSNNILLDGEFGARVADFGVAKVVDMVGKGQKSMSMIAGSCGYIAPEYAYTLRVNEKSDIYSFGVVILELVTGRLPIDPEFGEKDLVKWVCTTLDQKGVDHVLDSKLDPCFREEICKVLNIGLLCTSPLPINRPSMRRVVKMLQEVSPECKLPRNGTKDGKLSPYYYEDASDHGSVA; this is encoded by the exons ATGCTTCTGTTACtatggttttttcttcttttctcaccTAATCTGGTTCTGTCTCTGAACCAGGAAGGTCTATACCTGCAACAAGTCAAGCAGGGCTTCGATGATCCAAACGGAGCACTCTCCAACTGGAACGACAGAGACGAGACCCCATGTAACTGGTATGGCATCAAATGTGACTCGGTGACCGGTTCCGTCAATTCCGTCGACCTTTCTAACACCAACATCGCTGGTCCCTTCCCTACCCTCCTCTGCCATCTCCATAACCtatctttcatctctctcttcaacAACTTAATCAACTCGTCTCTCCCTGAAGAGATCTCTGCGTGTCGGAATCTCCAGCATCTAAACCTTGCCCAAAATCTCTTAACGGGTTCCCTTCCATCCTCCCTCTCCGACATCCCAAATCTCCTCCACCTTGATCTCACCGGAAACAACTTCTCCGGAGATATTCCGGAGAGCTTGGGCCGTTTTCCCAGGCTTGAGGTGCTCTCACTTGTTGAAAACCTCTTCAATGGAACCATTCCATCGTTCTTCGGAAACATTTCTACGTTGAAACAGCTGAACTTGTCTTACAACCCGTTcgccccaagtcaaatcccgccGGAACTCGGTAACTTGACTCGTCTCGAAGTTCTCTGGCTTACTCAATGTAATCTGGTGGGTCAGATTCCGTCCTCGATCGGCCGGCTTCAGAGTCTCCTCGACATGGACCTGGCGGGGAATCATCTTCATGGTCCGATACCCCAGTCGTTCAGTAATCTTTCAAGTGTTGTACAGATTGAGCTCTACAACAACTCTTTGTCAGGTGGGTTACCTGCTGGGATGTCGAATCTGAAGGCGTTGAGGAGATTGGATGCTTCGATGAACGAATTGAACGGAACGATTCCGGACGAGTTGTGCGCTTTACCTCTGGAGTCGCTCAACTTGTATCAAAATCTTTTGGAGGGAACTTTGCCTGAAAGCATCGCCAAGTCCCGGAATTTGTATGAATTGAAGGTGTTCCAGAACCAGCTTACAGGAGAATTGCCCAAAGAGCTTGGAATGAATTCCCCTTTGAAGTGGATTGACGTTTCGCAAAATCAGTTTTCCGGCGAGATACCGACCAATATATGCGCGAAAGATTCTCTGCAAGAGCTTCTTATGATCTCTAATATGTTCACTGGGAAGATTCCGGAAAGCCTTAGTCATTGCTCGAGCTTGACTAGAGTTCGATTGATGGGTAATCGGCTCTCCGGTGAAGTTCCACCGGCGTTCTGGGGACTGCCCCATGTGTATCTGCTTGAGCTTGCTGGGAATTTGTTCTCTGGTGAGATATCAAATATGATATCTGGAGCCTCTAATCTCTCTGTGCTGCTCATATCGGAAAATCAGTTCACTGGAAACGTACCTGATGAGATTGGATTGGTGAAGAATCTTGTTGAGTTTTCTGGTAGTGATAACCTGCTTAATGGGTCTCTTCCTCCATCATTGATGAAGCTCACTGAACTCACTACGCTTGATGTTCGCAACAACAAGCTTTCCGGTGAGCTTCCATCTGGATTTCGTTCGTTAAAGAAGCTCAATGAGCTCAACCTTGCGAATAATGAGCTCTCTGGGAAAATCCCAGCTGAAATTGGGAGCTTGCCCGTGCTTAATTATCTCGATCTCTCCGGAAATTTTTTCTCTGGGAATATCCCGCTTGAATTGCAGAATTTGAAGCTAAACAGATTCAATTTGTCAGACAACAATCTCTCTGGAGACCTTCCTCCTCTTTATGACAAGGAAAATTATAGGGATAGCTTCTTGGGTAATCCGGGCTTGTGTGGTGATCTGCCGGATCTTTGTCCATGGGGAAGTGAAGCTAAGAACCAGGGTTTCGTCTGGCTGCTTCGATCAATCTTTATACTTGCTGCTATGGTCTTCATTGTTGGGGTTGGGTGgttctactgcaagtacaggaatTTCAAGATGGTGAAGAATGGTATTGATAAATCAAAGTGGACGTTGACTTCGTTCCATAAACTGGGTTTCAGTGAATATGAGATTCTGGATTGCCTAGATGAAGATAACGTGATTGGTAGTGGAGCTTCTGGGAAGGTCTACAAAGCTGTACTCAGTAATGGAGAGGCAGTTGCTGTGAAGAAGCTATGGGGAGGATCAAAGAAGGATGACAGTAGTGATGATACTGAGAAAGGTCAGGTCCAAGACGATTGCTTTGAGGCAGAGGTTGAGACATTGGGAAAGATCCGCCACAAAAATATTGTCAAACTATGGTGTTGCTGTACTACCCGAGATTGCAAGCTTCTTGTATATGAGTACATGCCAAATGGAAGCTTAGGTGATTTGCTTCATAGCAGCAAAGGGGGCATGTTGGAATGGCAGACAAGATATAAGATTGCAGTGGATTCAGCCGAGGGGCTTTCCTATCTTCATCACGATTGTGTCCCTCCCATTGTTCACAGAGATGTGAAATCAAACAATATCCTGTTGGATGGGGAgtttggggctcgggttgctGACTTCGGTGTTGCCAAGGTGGTTGACATGGTTGGGAAGGGACAGAAATCCATGTCTATGATTGCTGGTTCATGTGGTTACATCGCTCCAG AATATGCGTATACTCTTCGCGTGAACGAGAAGAGTGACATATACAGTTTTGGAGTGGTGATTCTAGAGTTGGTGACAGGGAGACTTCCCATTGATCCTGAGTTTGGGGAGAAGGATTTGGTGAAGTGGGTCTGTACCACCCTGGATCAGAAAGGAGTTGATCATGTGCTTGATTCAAAACTGGACCCTTGTTTCAGGGAAGAGATCTGCAAGGTTCTCAATATTGGTCTCCTCTGCACTAGCCCACTTCCCATAAACCGCCCCTCAATGCGAAGGGTGGTGAAGATGCTGCAGGAGGTGAGTCCAGAGTGCAAGCTGCCCAGGAATGGAACTAAGGATGGGAAGTTGTCCCCATATTATTATGAAGATGCCTCTGATCATGGAAGTGTAGCTTAA